A stretch of DNA from Cupriavidus taiwanensis:
CCGAGCGACCCCAACAAGCCGCTGTGGAGCAAGACCCCGGCCAAGCCGGTGGGGCAGGCGCCGGAGCCCGAGCCCAAGCAGAACGGCCAGCCGCCGGTGGCGGCCCGCCCGGCGGAAAAGCCGGTGGAGCGGCCGCTGGAAAAGCCGGTGGAAAAACCGGCTGACAAGCCGATCGCCAGCAAGCCCGCCGAGAAGCCGGTGTCCGACCCGATCGCCGAGATCGCCCAGGCCGATGCGCACAAGGTCGGCTACCTGCTGCAGGTGGGCGCGTTCCGCTCGTCGGACGACGCCGATCGACAGAAGGCCAACCTGGCGATGCAGGGCTTCGAGGCCCGCATCACCGAGCGTGACGTCAACGGGGTCAAGATGTACCGGGTGCGCCTGGGGCCGTTCAACCGCATCGAAGACATGAACAAGGCACGCGACCGGCTGCAGTCGTCCGGTTTCGAGGCTTCGGTGATCCGCTTTACCAAGCAGTAAGCCGGCACCGCCCAATACCCGGTAACCGCCGCAACACCGCAGCAACAGGTTCCCGCCAGATCCAGCGGGGGCGCCGATGAACCGGGTGCCGCCGCCGCTGTCATACGCTCATCGTCCAAACCGCAAGGCCGTTCTCAAATGAAAAAACTCGCCGCACTGTTCGCCATGTTCGCCGCCGTGGGCGGCCTGCTGATGTCCGCCCCGTCGCAGGCGGCACCCACCGAAGGCAAGGAATACCAGGTCCTGAAGACGCCCCAGCCGGTGGCGGCGGGCAAGATCGAGGTGACCGAGTTCTTCTGGTATGGCTGCCCGCACTGCTATGACTTCGAGCCGGAGCTGGAGGCGTGGGTCAAGAAGCAGGGCGGCAATGTGGTGTTCAAGCGCGTGCCGGTCGCCTTCCGCGACGACCTGCTGCCGCACACCAAGATCTTCTACGCGCTGGAAGCCATCGGCAAGCTCGACGCCATGCACAACAAGGTCTTCAGCGCCATCCACGTGGACCGCAAGCGCCTGACCGACCCCAACGAGATCGCCGATTTCATGGCCAAGAACGGCGTCGACCGCAAGGCCTTCCTGGATGCGTACAACTCGTTCACGGTGACGACCAATTCGCAGCGCGCCAACAAGATCGCCGACGCCTACAAGATCGACGGCGTGCCGACCGTGGTGGTGCAGGGCAAGTACGTGACCTCGCCGTCGATCGCCGGCAACAAGCAGGGCGCGGTGCAGACCATGGATTACCTGGTGGAGCAGATCAAGGCGAAGAAGATGTGATTGTGACTGGCGGCCGTTCTTAAGCCGCCGGCTGTCTCCCCTCTCGCGCTTGCGGGACAGGGGCAGGGGGTGAGGGCAGGCGCAGGCATACCGACGCGCTGTACTTCGTCGATATTCCCGCCCTCACCCCACTCCCTCTCCCGCGAGCGGGAGAGGGAGTGGGAGTGGGAGTACCCAGGCAGGATGTCAAAGGCCTGTGGCAAGCCAAACGGCTGGTATCCTGTACCAGCCGTTTTTCATTTCAAGTCGCCTTCGCTTCTATGCGTCCCCTCAAAGTCTTCCTCACCGGCGCCTCCAGCGGCCTGGGCCAGGCGCTCGCGCGCGAGTACGCCGCGCAGGGTGCCATCCTCGGCCTGGTGGCGCGCCGCGAGAACGCGCTGCGCGAGTTCGTGGCGACGCTGCCCAACCCGGGCGCGGTGCGGGTCTATGGCGCCGACGTGCGCGATGCCGACGCGATGGCGCTCGCGGCGGAAGACTTCCTTGGCCATTTCGGCTGTCCGGACGTGGTGATCGCCAATGCCGGGGTCTCGGTTGGCACCGTCGCCAGCGAGCGCGAGGACCTGGACGCCTTCCGCCAGGTCATGGACACCAACTGGTTCGGCGTGCTGACCACCTTCCAGCCGTTCCTGCACGCGATGCAGGCGCGCGAGCCCGGCCACTTCGGGCGGCGCGGCACGCTGGTGGGCATTGCCAGCGTTGCCGGCGTGCGCGGGCTGCCGGGCGCCGGGGCCTACAGCGCTTCCAAGTCGGCGGTGATCAAGCTGCTCGAAAGCC
This window harbors:
- a CDS encoding thiol:disulfide interchange protein DsbA/DsbL translates to MKKLAALFAMFAAVGGLLMSAPSQAAPTEGKEYQVLKTPQPVAAGKIEVTEFFWYGCPHCYDFEPELEAWVKKQGGNVVFKRVPVAFRDDLLPHTKIFYALEAIGKLDAMHNKVFSAIHVDRKRLTDPNEIADFMAKNGVDRKAFLDAYNSFTVTTNSQRANKIADAYKIDGVPTVVVQGKYVTSPSIAGNKQGAVQTMDYLVEQIKAKKM
- a CDS encoding SPOR domain-containing protein codes for the protein MQQQRKRESRNVRRSQQRGGTFLGLVLGLIVGLAIAVVVALYITKSPTPFQQKHAPRPSEPGNVTSQLPAPAQRADEGPSDPNKPLWSKTPAKPVGQAPEPEPKQNGQPPVAARPAEKPVERPLEKPVEKPADKPIASKPAEKPVSDPIAEIAQADAHKVGYLLQVGAFRSSDDADRQKANLAMQGFEARITERDVNGVKMYRVRLGPFNRIEDMNKARDRLQSSGFEASVIRFTKQ
- a CDS encoding SDR family oxidoreductase; the protein is MRPLKVFLTGASSGLGQALAREYAAQGAILGLVARRENALREFVATLPNPGAVRVYGADVRDADAMALAAEDFLGHFGCPDVVIANAGVSVGTVASEREDLDAFRQVMDTNWFGVLTTFQPFLHAMQAREPGHFGRRGTLVGIASVAGVRGLPGAGAYSASKSAVIKLLESLRLEQRRHDIRVVTIAPGYIRTPMTADNPYRMPFLTDAEVFARKAVRVIAAGRRFRVIPWPMGVVAALLHVMPRWLYDALAAGAPRKPRRADAAREP